From a single Solanum dulcamara chromosome 4, daSolDulc1.2, whole genome shotgun sequence genomic region:
- the LOC129885821 gene encoding uncharacterized protein LOC129885821 isoform X1, with product MKPHLLARDEQNLEVGVEVSGKDGSSACLEEAMNNISSLGSAGSSSDNCMQMEETNADKDPLWNPDSVPRRKRSKLKQHILSPAERLQRQLHKNLQEPDFEDISDDEENVTLIYVRNKYIPPNEIGLGAMLLVSPTTTTERSKSINNGRR from the exons ATGAAGCCACATCTCTTAGCTCGAGATGAACAAAATCTAGAAGTTGGCGTAGAGGTTTCTGGAAAGGATGGTTCTTCAGCTTGTCTTGAAGAGGCAATGAATAACATATCAAGCTTAGGTTCAGCAGGATCATCCTCAGATAACTGCATGCAGATGGAAGAAACAAATG CAGACAAAGATCCTCTCTGGAATCCGGACAGTGTCCCAAGAAGAAAGAGATCAAAGCTTAAACAACACATTTTGTCACCTGCTGAAAGACTCCAGAGGCAACTTCATAAGAATCTCCAGGAACCAGACTTTGAAGATATATCTGACGATGAGGAAAATGTTACTCTAATTTATGTAAGGAACAAATACATTCCTCCTAATGAGATTGGTCTTGGAGCTATGCTGCTTGTATCACCAACAACTACTACAGAACGCTCGAAGTCTATCAACAATGGCAGACGATAA
- the LOC129885821 gene encoding uncharacterized protein LOC129885821 isoform X2 encodes MKPHLLARDEQNLEVGVEVSGKDGSSACLEEAMNNISSLGSAGSSSDNCMQMEETNDKDPLWNPDSVPRRKRSKLKQHILSPAERLQRQLHKNLQEPDFEDISDDEENVTLIYVRNKYIPPNEIGLGAMLLVSPTTTTERSKSINNGRR; translated from the exons ATGAAGCCACATCTCTTAGCTCGAGATGAACAAAATCTAGAAGTTGGCGTAGAGGTTTCTGGAAAGGATGGTTCTTCAGCTTGTCTTGAAGAGGCAATGAATAACATATCAAGCTTAGGTTCAGCAGGATCATCCTCAGATAACTGCATGCAGATGGAAGAAACAAATG ACAAAGATCCTCTCTGGAATCCGGACAGTGTCCCAAGAAGAAAGAGATCAAAGCTTAAACAACACATTTTGTCACCTGCTGAAAGACTCCAGAGGCAACTTCATAAGAATCTCCAGGAACCAGACTTTGAAGATATATCTGACGATGAGGAAAATGTTACTCTAATTTATGTAAGGAACAAATACATTCCTCCTAATGAGATTGGTCTTGGAGCTATGCTGCTTGTATCACCAACAACTACTACAGAACGCTCGAAGTCTATCAACAATGGCAGACGATAA
- the LOC129885824 gene encoding sterol 3-beta-glucosyltransferase UGT80B1 isoform X1 produces the protein MRSKPAAVFMAFGTKGDIYPLAAIAAAFACDQEQYQVVFITHSAHENLRVHLRANKVTYIPVSSPPVVSPLEHYGNMELSFSAHKREIIQKHRYECTSIIEDIFGDDSVEGDAIAINFFALEGWSFAELFQVRCIVVAPYVVPYSAPSSFERQFRKEHPELYNHLQEAPTDKVGWKDVIHWMWPLFSEEWGSWRSLDLNLSALPFTDPVTGLPTFHERLPSSLLLYGFSKDVVECPGYWPSKVRVCGFWFPPREWQFSCNDCTDISASVSTGSSNKQNKLCSIHLSLQLFIEFPATELPIFIGLSSIGSMGFLRNPRAFLRVLGNALEISGSRFILFSAGYEPLEAAIDSYAKEASSCPEQTQRSNEGVSLFGGRLFCFSGSVPYNWLFPRCAAAIHHGGSGSTAAALLAGVPQVICPFMLDQFYWAERMYWLGVAPEPLKREHLVPDKDEDLYIKEAANMLVRALEYSQSSEVKTRTLQISNKLSNEDGVSEAVHLIKEELKSC, from the exons ATGAGGAGCAAACCAGCCGCTGTTTTCATGGCTTTTGGAACTAAAGGCGATATCTACCCTCTTGCC GCCATTGCTGCAGCGTTTGCTTGTGATCAGGAGCAATATCAAGTGGTTTTTATAACTCATTCAGCTCATGAG AACTTGAGGGTGCACTTGAGAGCAAATAAAGTTACTTACATACCAGTTTCATCGCCACCTGTTGTTTCCCCTCTTGAACATTATG GTAACATGGAGTTATCTTTTTCTGCTCACAAAAGGGAAATTATCCAGAAGCATAGGTATGAGTGTACTTCGATCATTGAGGATATCTTTGGAGATGACTCAGTGGAGGGTGATGCTATTGCTATTAATTTCTTTGCTCTG GAAGGTTGGAGCTTTGCTGAGCTTTTTCAGGTCCGTTGCATTGTGGTTGCTCCTTATGTTGTTCCCTATAG TGCTCCTTCATCATTTGAACGGCAATTTAGGAAAGAACATCCAGAGTTATATAACCATCTCCAGGAAGCTCCCACTGACAAG GTTGGCTGGAAAGATGTCATCCATTGGATGTGGCCACTTTTCTCTGAGGAGTGGGGCTCATGGAGAAGTCTGGACCTGAATCTGAGTGCCCTTCCTTTTACG GACCCTGTAACAGGTCTTCCGACATTCCATGAGAGGCTTCCGTCTTCTCTACTATT GTATGGATTTAGCAAAGATGTTGTTGAATGCCCTG GTTATTGGCCTTCAAAAGTGCGGGTTTGTGGCTTTTGGTTTCCTCCCCGGGAATGGCAGTTTTCATGCAATGACTGCACAGATATATCTGCATCGGTTTCTACAGGGAGTTCGAATAAACAAAACAAACTGTGTTCTATCCACCTCAGCTTGCAGCTTTTCATTGAATTTCCTGCTACAGAGCTGCCTATTTTCATAGGTCTGAGTTCAATTGGAAG CATGGGTTTCTTGAGGAACCCTCGTGCATTTCTTCGGGTGCTTGGAAATGCATTAGAAATATCAGGTAGCAGGTTTATTTTGTTCTCAGCTGGCTATGAACCTTTAGAAGCAGCAATTGACTCTTATGCCAAGGAAGCATCCTCTTGTCCGGAACAAACACAACGGAGTAATGAAGGAGTTTCTCTTTTTGGAGGCCGACTCTTTTGTTTCTCTGG TTCCGTCCCATACAACTGGCTGTTTCCAAGGTGTGCTGCGGCAATTCATCATGGTGGAAG TGGATCCACGGCTGCTGCTTTACTGGCTGGAGTTCCTCAG GTGATATGCCCGTTTATGCTGGATCAATTCTACTGGGCAGAGAGGATGTATTGGCTTGGTGTTGCCCCTGAGCCACTGAAAAGAGAACACTTGGTGCCAGATAAAGATGAGGATCTCTACATCAAGGAAGCTGCAAACATGCTTGTGAGGGCGCTGGAGTATTCACAGTCTTCTGAAGTCAAAACCCGCACTTTGCAGATATCTAATAAATTGTCTAATGAG GATGGAGTATCGGAAGCAGTTCATCTCATTAAGGAAGAGCTAAAAAGTTGTTGA
- the LOC129885824 gene encoding uncharacterized protein LOC129885824 isoform X2, which produces MRSKPAAVFMAFGTKGDIYPLAAIAAAFACDQEQYQVVFITHSAHENLRVHLRANKVTYIPVSSPPVVSPLEHYGNMELSFSAHKREIIQKHSAPSSFERQFRKEHPELYNHLQEAPTDKVGWKDVIHWMWPLFSEEWGSWRSLDLNLSALPFTDPVTGLPTFHERLPSSLLLYGFSKDVVECPGYWPSKVRVCGFWFPPREWQFSCNDCTDISASVSTGSSNKQNKLCSIHLSLQLFIEFPATELPIFIGLSSIGSMGFLRNPRAFLRVLGNALEISGSRFILFSAGYEPLEAAIDSYAKEASSCPEQTQRSNEGVSLFGGRLFCFSGSVPYNWLFPRCAAAIHHGGSGSTAAALLAGVPQVICPFMLDQFYWAERMYWLGVAPEPLKREHLVPDKDEDLYIKEAANMLVRALEYSQSSEVKTRTLQISNKLSNEDGVSEAVHLIKEELKSC; this is translated from the exons ATGAGGAGCAAACCAGCCGCTGTTTTCATGGCTTTTGGAACTAAAGGCGATATCTACCCTCTTGCC GCCATTGCTGCAGCGTTTGCTTGTGATCAGGAGCAATATCAAGTGGTTTTTATAACTCATTCAGCTCATGAG AACTTGAGGGTGCACTTGAGAGCAAATAAAGTTACTTACATACCAGTTTCATCGCCACCTGTTGTTTCCCCTCTTGAACATTATG GTAACATGGAGTTATCTTTTTCTGCTCACAAAAGGGAAATTATCCAGAAGCATAG TGCTCCTTCATCATTTGAACGGCAATTTAGGAAAGAACATCCAGAGTTATATAACCATCTCCAGGAAGCTCCCACTGACAAG GTTGGCTGGAAAGATGTCATCCATTGGATGTGGCCACTTTTCTCTGAGGAGTGGGGCTCATGGAGAAGTCTGGACCTGAATCTGAGTGCCCTTCCTTTTACG GACCCTGTAACAGGTCTTCCGACATTCCATGAGAGGCTTCCGTCTTCTCTACTATT GTATGGATTTAGCAAAGATGTTGTTGAATGCCCTG GTTATTGGCCTTCAAAAGTGCGGGTTTGTGGCTTTTGGTTTCCTCCCCGGGAATGGCAGTTTTCATGCAATGACTGCACAGATATATCTGCATCGGTTTCTACAGGGAGTTCGAATAAACAAAACAAACTGTGTTCTATCCACCTCAGCTTGCAGCTTTTCATTGAATTTCCTGCTACAGAGCTGCCTATTTTCATAGGTCTGAGTTCAATTGGAAG CATGGGTTTCTTGAGGAACCCTCGTGCATTTCTTCGGGTGCTTGGAAATGCATTAGAAATATCAGGTAGCAGGTTTATTTTGTTCTCAGCTGGCTATGAACCTTTAGAAGCAGCAATTGACTCTTATGCCAAGGAAGCATCCTCTTGTCCGGAACAAACACAACGGAGTAATGAAGGAGTTTCTCTTTTTGGAGGCCGACTCTTTTGTTTCTCTGG TTCCGTCCCATACAACTGGCTGTTTCCAAGGTGTGCTGCGGCAATTCATCATGGTGGAAG TGGATCCACGGCTGCTGCTTTACTGGCTGGAGTTCCTCAG GTGATATGCCCGTTTATGCTGGATCAATTCTACTGGGCAGAGAGGATGTATTGGCTTGGTGTTGCCCCTGAGCCACTGAAAAGAGAACACTTGGTGCCAGATAAAGATGAGGATCTCTACATCAAGGAAGCTGCAAACATGCTTGTGAGGGCGCTGGAGTATTCACAGTCTTCTGAAGTCAAAACCCGCACTTTGCAGATATCTAATAAATTGTCTAATGAG GATGGAGTATCGGAAGCAGTTCATCTCATTAAGGAAGAGCTAAAAAGTTGTTGA